The Devosia sp. 1566 sequence GCGTCGACGTGCCGCTCGAGCATCCGCGACCCCCAGCAGGGTCGGCGGTCATCGCTCAAATCGAAGCCGATATCCTGCAGACCTTGTTTGAACCGGAGGAATAATCATGCCGCTTTCGCGCCTGCTGCTGATCCTTGGCCTTGCCGCCGCCCTCGCCAGCCCACCCGCACTGGCCCAGCCGGTGCCGGTGACCATGGCGCTGGACTGGACGCCCAACACCAACCATGTCGGCCTCTTTGTTGCCCAGGCCAAGGGCTTTTATGAGGAGGCGGGGGTCGCAGTTGAGATCCTGCCTTATTCCGACACTTCCGCTGGCACGCTCGTGGCCAATGGGGTGGTAGATTTCGGTATTCTTGGCTCCATCGGTCTGTTCACCCAGCGCACGGCCGGGGTTGATCTGGTCGCGACTTATGCACTGGTGCAGACCGAAACGGGGCGCCTTGTGTTCAACGGCGACCGGCAGGATATTCAAAGCCCCAAGGACCTCGACGGCAAGACCTATGCCGGCTTTGGCAGTGACTGGGAGAATGCCCTGATTGGCACGATCATCCGCGCCGATGGCGGCCGGGGGGAATTCGAGACGGTCACCTTGGGCACTTCGGCCTATGAAGCGCTGGCTAACGGCGCGGTGGATTTCACCCTCGAAGTTTATACCTGGGAGGGGGTCAAGGCCGAACGCGATGGGCGATCACAGCGCGCCTTCCGCTATGCCGATTGGGGCGTGCCCGACCAGCACACCAACTTCATCGGCACCACTGGCGCCTTTTTGGCTGAGCACCCGGACACTGCCAAGGCGTTCCTTGGCGCGAGCCAGCGCGGTTACGCCTATGCCGTCGCCCATCCCGGCGAGGCGACCGATATTCTGGTCGCAGCCAATAGCGACGCGCTGCTGGACCGGGACTTTGTGCGCGCATCGCTGCAGGCGCTGATCGATGGGCACTACCTGCGGGCCGAGAATGGGGCCGTGGGCGTCATCAATCCCGCCAAGATGGAGGCGATGGGCACGTTCCTGTTTGAAGCCGGCATCCTCAAGGACGGCGACGGCAATCCTCTGGCCGCCAAGCCTGACTTCTCCGGCTACTATACCAGCGCCTATGTGGAAGCCGCGCCGTGACACCAAGGCGGCGCATGGGGCTCAACGCGGTGATCTATGGGCTGGGGAGTCATGAAGCAGGCTGGCGCATGCCTGAAAGCAATGCGTTGGCCTCGACCGATCTGGGCTATTGGACCGACATCGCTCGTCGGGCTGAAGCGGGTGGGTTCGATGCTTTGTTTCTGGGCGATGTGCTGGCGCTGCAGCAAGGCGCTGACCGGCACCTCTCGGACGCGATGGACCCCTTCGTCATCCTTTCGGCGCTGGCGGCAGTGACCGAGCGGATCGGGCTAATCGGCACGGCCTCGACCAGCTTTGATCATCCCTTTCATCTCGCCCGCCGCTTTGCTTCCCTCGATCACCTCAGCGGTGGCCGGGCGGGCTGGAACATCGTCACCTCCTCCAACGCCCTCGAGGCCCACAATTTCGGGCTCGACGCCATGCCTGACCATGGCGAGCGCTATGCGCGGGCCGCAGATGTCACCGCGGCTGTGCTGGCACTTTGGAGTTCCTGGCAGGCCGATGCCCGGATCGCGGACAAGCAGGCGGGCCGCTATCTTGATCTCGCAAAGGTTCGGACGGTAGATCATCACGGTCAGTTCGTGCGAACCCGCGGGCCGCTGAACGTGCCCCGCTCGCCGCAGGGCCGCCCTTTGCTGGCGCAGGCCGGCGCCTCCGAGGCCGGGCGTGATTTCGCGGTGCGCTATGCCGATCTGGTGTTCACGGTTCAGGCCGATCTTGCCGAGGCGCAACTGTTTTATCGCGACATGAAGGCAAGGGCTTCCCGCCACGGCCGGCCACCGGAAAGCCTGCTGATTTACCCTGGCATCGTGCCTATTGCTGCCCCGACGCGGGCGCAGGCGGAAGACCGCTTGGTGCAGTTGAATGGGTTCATGGTGCCTGAGCACGCGCTGGCCAAGCTCTCCGCGTTCCTGGGCACCGACTTGTCTGCGGCACAGCTGGATGACCCGCTGCCTCCTTTTGTCGGTGCAGGGGCCCCCAGCCAGTCGAGTCAAAGCCGCGTGGCTGTTTTGGTGGGCATCGCCAAACGAGAGGGGCTCAGCCTGCGGCAGTTGCTGATGCGCCTTGCCAGCGGTCGAGGGCACCTGCTGGCGGTCGGAACGGGCGCCGAGATCGCGGCGACCATGCAAGACTGGTTCGACCAAGGGGCCGCGGACGGCTTTAACGTGATGGCACCGTTGATGCCGGCCGATCTGCAGAGCTTTGTGGATCTGGTGATACCAGAGCTCACGGCATCGGGCCTGTTTACCGCAAGCGGGGAAACGCTGCTGCGGCAGCGCGTCCAACTCGGTCCGGCATAGGTCAGTCCACCCCCTGCCGGTGCAGGCTCTTGGTGTAGAGCCGGTACATCGACAACGTTCCGGCGGCTTCAAGGTAAACCTTGGCCCGCAGGTCCCGCAATTGCCCGCCGCGTTGCAGCACCAGTCCCAGCGCCAGCCGCGCTGCTTCCTCGGGAGTCGCGGCGACCTGAATAAACTCTTCCGGTGCGCCTTCTGTCGGGGCGCAATCTACGACGCGATATTTCTTACTCAAACCCAGCACTCAGACGCATATCGGCGGCTCCCTTCGAATTGACCATTGCTGTTGGGACTGTCACCGAGGACCTGCTGACGAGCGCAAGGAAGCAACTTCCTGTTTGAGCCGTTCGATCTCCTGCTGGGCAGCTTCAAGCTGCCGCTCCAGGTCAGCGATCCTTATATCTGCCAGCTGGAGTTCGCTTTGCTCGGGCACCAGCTCACCATTGGGTACATCCTTGATCTTGTCGCTCATACCAGCTTTTCTTCGCACTTGGTAATTGCCGCTAGTCTAGCCCCTCCTATCCTCCCGGGACAATGGCATGGCGACCCTTATCGCCGCGCCGAAGCCGGGATGTGGAGAATGGACGCGAGCAGATGGCCCAGGGTGACCCGAATAAACCAACGGCGATGGGACGGATCGTCCCAATCACGGAACCGTGCGGAGGTCGAGGCGTTGGCCGCTAGCATGGTTAAATCGGAGGGGAACCATCGCCCCATGACCAGCCCACCCCGTCTGCCGCGATGGGATGCTCAGCTAAAGTCTTCAAGGCGGATGCCTCGGCAGGAGCTTCCTGGGAGGGTGTTCCGTGGATCCAGCAAGCGTTGAACCGCCTTTCAACCAAGGACATCAATGATTCCAGCGTCGTCCTTTTCCTTCGATATGAGCTTTTGCGGGCCGCCACCCACGCTGGCAACCCTGTGGGGGCGCTGGAACCTTGATCCCTTCATGTTGATCGCGCTGGCGTTGGTTGCCGCTCTTGCCGCCATCAGCTTGCGGACGGCGTCCCGGCAGCGCCAACTGGCAGGAGGGGCGAGCTGGGCACTAGCGGCGACGCTTTTCGGGTCCCCTTTATGTGCGTTGACCGTGGCGCTGTTCTCCGCCCGGGTGGGTCACCACATCCTCCTCACCATGGTCGTGGCGCCGCTCCTGGCGCTGGCGCTGCCGCCTGAGCGGGGGCGGCGGGCAAAACTCTTCCCTGCGCTGCTGGTCTCGACCGTGGCGCTCTGGCTCTGGCATGCGCCCGATTTCTATGCTGCGGCGTTCACCCATCCTGCGATTTATTGGGCCATGCAGGTGAGTTTGCTGTTGGCTTTCACCTGGCTGTGGCTGGGCATGCTGCGGGCCGACAATGCCATGGCCGCCGGGCTGACGGCGCTGTCCGGCGCCATCCAGATGGGCTTTCTGGGTGCGCTGCTGGTGTTTGCCTCCGGCCCGCTCTACCTGCCGCATCTGGCCACGACCCTCGCCTTTGGCTTTTCGCCGATCGAGGACCAGCAATTGGGTGGGCTCATCATGTGGGTGCCTGCCAATCTGCCGCTGCTGGGCGTTGTGATCTGGCGCCTGGTTGATGCGCTGCGGCCGGAACGCCGCCCGGCGGTGCAATGACCTGGGGTTTTGTCGTCGCCTGGCTCAAATTCATCCATGTCGGGGGGATCGCGCTCTGGTCGGCGGGGCTCCTGGCACTGCCTTTCCTTTACCGGCAGCGGCGGGGGCTGGAAGACGATGCGCTCCATCGGCTGCACGCCTTTACGCGCTTTTTGTACGTCAAGCTGGTGTCGCCGGGAGCTTTCGTAGCCATTGCTTCGGGAACTGCGCTGATCCTGATGCAGGGCACCTACCAGAACTGGTTTTCGGCCAAGCTGGTCGGGGTCGCAGTGCTGACAGGCATCCACATCTTTTCGGGTTTGGTGATCCTGCGCATTTTCGAGCGCAACGGCCACTATCCCACGGCGCGCTTCATGGTGATCGTGCCCCTGACCCTCACAGTGGTCTGCGCAATTCTGGCGCTCGTGCTGGGCAAACCACGCCTGCAATGGCCGCAAGGCCTGCAGGCGTTTTTCGCCCCCGGCGCCCTTTCCGAAATGGTCGGCCCCTTTATTGCCGGGTGGATATGATGAGGCCAACCCCATGATCGAACACCAGCTTGCCGCCATGCCAGCTTGCAAAAGCGGTGGCCATGCTCGCGAGCACCGAAAGCATCAGGCCGTTAGGCAGGATCTGTTCGGGGTAGAAAATGCGCAGGCCAGCATTGGCGCCGGCTATGGCGACGAGCACCATGGCGGCAACCGCATGGTTCCAACTGGCAACGCGCACCCGAATGCCGGGAACCGCCAGGAGTTCGGCCGTGCCGGCAAGCGCCGCCAGGACGCCGAAGGCGAAGGCCGCGGAAGCCGACCAGGTGCCGACCTGCACCCAGAACGGATCAGCGCCCCACCAGTAGAAGATATCGATGCCCAAGGTTGCGATAATGAACGCAATGGGAAAGTGCACCATCATGGCATGTATGGGATGGCCGGCGACGGCAATGGCCGAGCCGATATCCTTGTCGGCAATGGAGCGAATATAGGGATTGGGGTGATCAGAGCGTGCTTCGGGCGGCGTTTCTTCCCGCTGGGCTTCCTGTTCTTCTTCGCTCGATTGGCTCACCGCAGAGTTCCCTTGTTCAAGAGGCTGTTACTGGGGGCAACGCCAGCATTGCTGGGGGGTTGCAGCGGCGATTTGTCGGCGCTCGATCCGGCCGGACCGCGCGCGGCCAATCTTGCCACCCTGTGGTGGGTGATGCTGATCGGCGCGGCGGTGCTGTTCGGGCTCGTCATGGCCCTGTTCGCACTGGCTTATCGACGCCCCGCCTGGATCACGCGGGTGACGCCGGCGCAATGGATCGTGGGTGGGGGGCTCGTGCTGCCCATCCCCATTCTGATCGTGCTGACCGGCACGGCTCTGGTGTTGGGCGAGCAATTGCTGCCCAAGGGCGAGGCCCCGGTGCGCGTCGAGGGACGGGCGCAGCAATGGAGCTGGCACTTCACCCATCCCGAGAGCGCCCTTGCGCCCAGCGAGATCCTGCATATTCCCGCTGGAGAGCCGGTCGACATCGCCGTGACCTCCCTGGATGTTATCCATTCGCTCTGGGTGCCGCGGCTTGGGGGCAAAATCGACGCCATTCCCGGCAAGGTCAATATCATCCGCCTCCAGGCCGATGAGCCCGGTGTCTATTGGGGACAATGCGCCGAATATTGTGGCGAGGGCCATGACGGCATGCGCTTCCGGGTGGAAGCGCATGAGCCAGAGGCATTTGCCGCCTTGCTGGAAGGGCGCGCGCCATGAACCATCATCAGCAGCAGAACCATCGGCATCAGCTCTCGCCCATCGCCCTCCATAAGGCCCTGGAGCGCATCTGGGGCACGCCACCCGGTTGGGGGCGCCTGTCCAGCGTCAACCACACTGTGCTGGGCAAGCGGTTCATGGTCGTGGCGCTGACCTTTTTCGGCGTTGGCGGCCTCTTGTCCATGCTGATCCGCGCTCAGTTGGCGACGCCCAACAGTGCGTTTGTGGGCCCGGAAATCTACAATCAGATTTTCACCATGCATGGCACGGTGATGATGTTCCTGTTCGCCATTCCCATGTTCGAGGGCTTTGCGCTTTACATGCTGCCCAAGATGCTGGGGGCGCGGGACATGGCGTTTCCGCGCCTTACCGCCTATGGCTTCTGGTGCTACCTCTTTGGCGGCTCGATCCTGATCATCGCCATGTTACTGGGTGTGGCGCCCGATAGCGGCTGGTTCATGTATACGCCCCTATCGTCGCGCCCCTACACGCCCGGCATCAATGCCGATGTCTGGCTGCTGGGCATCACCTTTGTCGAAATCTCGGCGGTCACAGCTGCCATCGAGATGTTCGTTTCCATCCTCAAGATGCGCGCGGCCGGCATGTCGCTGGCGCGGATGCCGCTCTTTGGCTGGTATATGCTGGTGACGTCGGGGATGATGATCATCGGCTTTCCCCCGCTGATCCTGGGCTCGATCCTGCTCGAACTCGAACGCGCCTTCGACCTGCCGTTCTTTGATCCCACCCGCGGGGGCGATCCGCTGCTCTGGCAGCACCTGTTCTGGCTCTTCGGCCATCCCGAAGTCTACATCATCTTCCTGCCCGCTGCCGGGGCGCTGTCAACCATCATTCCCGTGTTTGCGCAGCGCCCGATCCTGGGCTATCGCGCCATCATCGCCGGCATTGTGGCCATGGCGTTCCTGAGCTTCGGGCTTTGGGTGCATCACATGTATACGGTGGGCATCCCCCATCTGGCGCTAGCCTTCTTTTCGGCCGCAAGCGCGCTGGTCGCGGTGCCGACGGCGATCCAGATCTTTGCCTGGATCGGCACGCTGGCCTCGGGCAAACCGCGCTGGGACGTGCCCATGCTTTATGTGGGCGGGTTCTTCTTCGTCTTCGTGATCGGCGGGCTGACGGGGGTCATGCTGGCCATGGTGCCGTTCAACACCCAGGCCCATGACAGCTATTTTGTGGTGGCGCATCTGCACTATGTGCTGGTGGGGGGCTTTGTGTTCCCCATGTTGGCCGCGCTCTACCACTGGCTGCCGCATTTGACCGGGCGAAAGAGCCTCTATGGGCTTTCGGTGCCCGCGTTCTGGCTGATCCTGATCGGCTTCAACCTCACCTTTTTCCTGATGCACCTGACGGGGCTGATGGGCATGCCGCGGCGCATCTCGACCTATCCCTCCAACTGGGGCTGGGATTGGCTGAACCTGCTGTCCTCGATCGGGGGCTTTATCCTCACCAGTGGCTTTATGCTGGTGCTGGCCGACCTCGTGCTGCAATTCCGCTTCGGCAAGCGGTTCCGGCGTGACCCGTGGTCGGCACAAACACTGGAATGGGCGACGCCGACGCCACCGCCAAGCTATAACTTCGCCTCGCTCCCGCAGATCGACCAGCGCGCGGACCTGCTCGAGCCGGCAGTGATCGGGCCAAAGCTGGCCGGTGGCCATGGCTATCTCGGTTTCGTGCGCAATGACCATATGGAGACGCTGGGCGTCGATATCGTCACTGGCGCGGCCGAGCATGTGATGGTGTTGCCGCACCGATCCTTCCTGCCGCTCTGGACGGCGCTGGCGACCGGTAGCTTTTTCCTCGCGCTGCTGTTCGGGCAATATTGGCTGGCGCCGATCAGCGCGCTGCTGGTGGTCGGGCTGTTCCTTGTCTGGCCGATGAGCCTGGGGAAGAAGCGCGATCACGGCCCGGTCGAGATCGGCATGAACGAGGCCGCGCCGTTCGACAGCGAAGTGGCAGCCAATGTCACCGTGCTCGCCAATGCCACCGGCCTTGTGACCAATGGGACCCTGTTTGCCTCCTTGCTGTTTGGCGGCCTGTTTCTTCTGGTGGTGGCGCAGAATTGGGAGGCGGTTCCACCACTCGCGCTATCGCCCTTGCTGCTTGGGCTGGCGGGTGCGAGCGCCCTTTTGGCGGCAGGACTGGCCTTTGCCGCGCAACGCCGTAACCAGGCGGGCCGCAGTCCGGTCCCACTGCAGGGCGGCGCCGTTGCACTGCAACTTCTGGCCGCGGCGGCCCTCCTTGCCCTCATGGTTGGGGTGGGGGACGCAACCCTTCATGCCCGTTCGGCCGTGGTATTTGCCACGCTGGGCTATTGCGCACTCCATTGTGGCATCGCCGCGCTCATTGCCGGACACGCGATCTGGCGGCATGTGCAGGGCTTTGTCTCCGCGCGTCGGCAGACCGATCCCAACCTGGCGCTGCTCTGGAACCTTTATGCGGGCCTTGCCGTGGTGCCCGGGGTCGGGCTTGCCCTCCTGCTTGCAGGTGCCGCATGAGCGCTTCCAACCGCCTCGCCCTGGTCCACCTTGTTTCCGGCTTTGTCGTCTGGTCGCTTGGCTTTGTGCTGCTCTATGGGCTTCAGGCGCTGGGCTGCGCCTATGGCTGGAGCCAGCACCGCTTGTGGCTGATATCAGCCTTTGTTGCCGTGCTGGTGCCGCTGGCCTGGCTGGCTTGGCGGCCCCGCCGCACCGGGCCGGAAGCGTCTAGTCTAGCAACGGCCGCGCTTTGGGTTAATCGGGCCGCGCTCGGGGCGGCAATATTGGTGTTCCTGCCCGTCACTTTCGCCTCCACCTGCATTTGAGTTAAAGCCTGCGCAAAAATAACAGGCAGGCTGCTTGTTTTGTGTTCAACAGCATGCCGGGCTGGGCTAGAGCATTGCCCAGCTTTGTTTTGACTGTGAGGGACTCCAATGATCGTCGAGAAGCTGCAACCTGTGCTTGATCAAGTGCTGCTGCGCAATGCAGGAGAGCCCGAGTTCCACCAAGCCGTTCGCGAAGTGCTGGAAAGCCTCGGGCCCGTCATTGCCAAGCATCCCGATTATCTCGAGCACGCGCTCATCGAGCGCATCTGCGAGCCCGAGCGGCAGATCATCTTCCGCGTGCCGTGGGTGGACGACAAGGGGCAGGTCCAGATCAATCGCGGCTTCCGGGTGCAGTTCAACTCGGCGCTCGGGCCCTATAAGGGCGGGCTGCGCTTTCATCCCTCGGTCAATGTCGGGATCATCAAGTTCCTCGGCTTCGAGCAGACCTTCAAGAACGCGCTGACCGGGATGCCGATTGGTGGCGGCAAGGGCGGCTCCGATTTCAACCCGCGCGGGCGCTCGGATGGCGAGATCATGCGCTTCTGCCAGTCGTTCATGACCGAGCTTTATCGGCATCTGGGCGAATATACCGACGTGCCGGCCGGCGATATCGGCGTTGGCGGCCGCGAGATCGGCTATATGTTCGGGCAATACAAGCGCCTGACCAACCGCTATGAGGCAGGCGTGCTGACGGGCAAGGCGCTGTTCTACGGCGGCTCGCGCGCCCGCACGGAAGCGACCGGCTACGGCAACACCTATTTCATCCAGTCCATGCTCGCGACCAAGGGGGAAAGCTTTGATGGCAAGCGGGTGGTGATTTCCGGCTCCGGCAATGTCGCCATCTATAGCGTCGAGAAGGTACAGTCCTTTGGCGGCAAGGTCGTCGCCATGTCGGACAGCTCCGGCTATGTCGTTGATGAGCAAGGGATCGATCTCGAACTGCTCAAGCAGGTCAAGGAAGTGCGCCGCAGCCGCATCTCCGATTACCTTCAGCTTAAGGGCTCGCAGTCCGGGGCTTATTTCGTGGGGGCCGAGAAGGGCTCGATCTGGGATGTGCCCTGCGATGTCGCCATGCCTTCGGCCACCCAGAACGAATTGACCGGCAAGGACGCACGCGCTCTGGTAAGCAATGGCGTGATCGCCGTGGGTGAGGGGGCAAACATGCCCACCACGCCCGAGGCGATCGGCATCTTCCGGCAGGCCAATGTGATGTTTGCCCCGGGCAAGGCTGCCAATGCCGGCGGCGTCGCCACCTCCGCGCTCGAGATGCAGCAGAATGCCTCACGCGACAGCTGGAGTTTTGAGCAGACCGAGTCCCGGCTGGCCGAGATCATGCGCGCCATTCACGACAACTGCGCCAGCACCGCCGAAGAGTTCGGCTCGCCCGGCGATTATGTGCTGGGCGCCAACATCGCCGGCTTTGTGCGGGTGGCCGAAGCCATGCGTGCGCTTGGCGTAGTTTAAAGCCGAGCGCCTTCAGCAAAGGGAGGCGCCACCGGCGCCTCACCCAGCCTGACGCTGCCGGATCAGTGCTGCCAGAGGACGAGGCCGGCGGCGGAGGCCATCATCACCCCGGCAGTCTTGTTGAGCCGGCGCAGCGCCGGCTCACTCTTGAAAAGGTCGCGCGCCGCGGCAGCCAGCAGCGCATAGCCGCAGCCCACGATCATCAGCACCACGATCACGATGGCCGTCAACTCGGCGAAAGCCAGCGGGTTCATCTGATCCAGCGGGATAACGGTGGGCAGGATTGCCAGATAGAACACAATGGTCTTGGGGTTGCCCATGGTCAGCGAGAAGCCGGCGAGAAAGGTCTTAAATGAAGCTTCGCTGCGCGGCTTCATTTGTTCGGCGCCCGGTGCGGCCGTCCAAAATTTGTAAGCGATGTAAAGCAGATAAGCCGCGCCGGCCCAGCGCACCAAGGTGAAAACTGGCCCGAGATAGGTGGCGATAGCGGCAAGGCCGAACACCGCAAAAATGAAATACACCATGTCGCCGGCGAGAATTCCCAGCACCATCGGGAAAGCTCCGCCAAAGCCCCCACCCAGTGCCCGGGCCACGACTGCGGCAACACCAGGTCCAGGCACCAGCACCGCGATGCCATATGCGAGGGTGAAGGTGAGAAGGGTCCAAAGATCCATGATCACGCCCGGGGAAAGCCAGCAGGAAAAGTCATCGACCGGGGCGGTCTTTATCGCCGCTGCCGGCCCTCGATGATGGCTATCTCGCACACATTCCCACTTCGGCAAACCCCTCGCGGCTTGGCTGGTCGGCTCAGGGGTTGGCGGGTTCGGGGGTCGTTGCGGCAAGGTCGTCCGCGTCAGCTTCTGGACCCAGCAGCATGAGGCTGGGTTCAGTGGCAAAGATCTGCTGGGCCATGGCCTGCACATCCGCCGCTGTAACCGCTTCGATCAGCCCGGCGCGCTCCGTGATGTAGTCGACCGGCAGGTCGCGCAACTGCTGACCCACCATGGCCCGGGCAATAGATACCGACGAGCGGAGTTGGTTGATGGGGTAGGCGCCGATCAAATAGCGTTGGATACGTTCGAGTTCGACGGGGTCCGGGCCATTTTCCGCCAAAGCCGCCAAGGTCGTCTTGATCACCTCGATGGTTTCATCCGCCTGATCGGAGCTGGTCGAGGTTCCGATGGTAATCGCGTGGGCATGGGCAAGATCAACCATGTTCCCCGAAACGCCATAGCTGAGCCCGCGTTTCTCGCGCACTTCCACATTAAGGAGCGACAGCAGGTTCCCTCCGGCGAGCAGTTCGGTCATCACATAGGCGGGGAAGAACTCCGGATCCTCCTGGGCAATGCCGGGAAAGGCCATGTTGATCGTGGTTTGTGGCAGGGGATAGCTGACCGCCAACTCCTGCCCAAAACTGAGTTGCGCGTCGGGGATCGGTATGAGCTCGGGTGCCTGAGGCAACCCACCGAACACCACGTCGATCATCTCGCCAGCTTCTTGGGGAGTGATGGCCCCTACAATCCCGATCTTGAGGTTCTCGCGCGCAAAAACGGCATTGTGGAAGGCTCGCAGGTTTTCGATCGTGATCACGGGAAGGGTTTCAACCGTCCCCTCCACCGGGCGGCTATAGGGATGATCGCCAAACAAGGCTTCATTCCACATCAGCCTGGCGGCATAGCCAGGGTCCTGCGACTGGGCGACGAGCCCGGCCATGATCTGGGCGCGCATGCGGTCCACGGCAGGTTGGTCGAAGCGAGGCTCGTTGACGGCCAGCGCAAGAAGCTCGGTTCCGTCTTCTCGCGCTTCTGACAGCATTCGCGCCGCACCCGAGAAGTTATCCTGGTCGGCGGAGAACTGGATTTCGAGGCCCACCTCGTCCAACTGCGTCTGGAAGGCCTCGCTATCGAGATCGCCCGCGCCTTCGTCGAGCAGGGTCGACATCAAATTGGCCCGGCCGAGCTGGTCGTTGGGATCCTGCGTGGCACCAGCACCTTTGAAGGCAAAGCCAAGGGTGATGATCGGAATGGTGTGGTCTTCCACCATCCAGGCCGAGATGCCACCAGGCGAGGTGATGGGCACGAACTCGGTCTGTGCATTGGCTGGCAGGATCCAGGCAAGCAGCGCCAATGGCGCCAGCAGGAGGGTCAAGGCGCGGCGCTGAGGTCGAGGTGAAACGATCATGGTGCGGGTTCCTCGGCAGGGGGCAGCAGATAGCCGGTGACGGCATTGTCGGCGCCAAGATAGCGAGCAGCGACGTCCTGCACGGCTTGCGGGGTCACGGCGCGGATCCGATCTGGCCAGGTGTTGAGGCC is a genomic window containing:
- a CDS encoding ABC transporter substrate-binding protein translates to MPLSRLLLILGLAAALASPPALAQPVPVTMALDWTPNTNHVGLFVAQAKGFYEEAGVAVEILPYSDTSAGTLVANGVVDFGILGSIGLFTQRTAGVDLVATYALVQTETGRLVFNGDRQDIQSPKDLDGKTYAGFGSDWENALIGTIIRADGGRGEFETVTLGTSAYEALANGAVDFTLEVYTWEGVKAERDGRSQRAFRYADWGVPDQHTNFIGTTGAFLAEHPDTAKAFLGASQRGYAYAVAHPGEATDILVAANSDALLDRDFVRASLQALIDGHYLRAENGAVGVINPAKMEAMGTFLFEAGILKDGDGNPLAAKPDFSGYYTSAYVEAAP
- a CDS encoding LLM class flavin-dependent oxidoreductase encodes the protein MTPRRRMGLNAVIYGLGSHEAGWRMPESNALASTDLGYWTDIARRAEAGGFDALFLGDVLALQQGADRHLSDAMDPFVILSALAAVTERIGLIGTASTSFDHPFHLARRFASLDHLSGGRAGWNIVTSSNALEAHNFGLDAMPDHGERYARAADVTAAVLALWSSWQADARIADKQAGRYLDLAKVRTVDHHGQFVRTRGPLNVPRSPQGRPLLAQAGASEAGRDFAVRYADLVFTVQADLAEAQLFYRDMKARASRHGRPPESLLIYPGIVPIAAPTRAQAEDRLVQLNGFMVPEHALAKLSAFLGTDLSAAQLDDPLPPFVGAGAPSQSSQSRVAVLVGIAKREGLSLRQLLMRLASGRGHLLAVGTGAEIAATMQDWFDQGAADGFNVMAPLMPADLQSFVDLVIPELTASGLFTASGETLLRQRVQLGPA
- a CDS encoding cytochrome c oxidase assembly protein; the encoded protein is MIPASSFSFDMSFCGPPPTLATLWGRWNLDPFMLIALALVAALAAISLRTASRQRQLAGGASWALAATLFGSPLCALTVALFSARVGHHILLTMVVAPLLALALPPERGRRAKLFPALLVSTVALWLWHAPDFYAAAFTHPAIYWAMQVSLLLAFTWLWLGMLRADNAMAAGLTALSGAIQMGFLGALLVFASGPLYLPHLATTLAFGFSPIEDQQLGGLIMWVPANLPLLGVVIWRLVDALRPERRPAVQ
- a CDS encoding CopD family protein, with translation MTWGFVVAWLKFIHVGGIALWSAGLLALPFLYRQRRGLEDDALHRLHAFTRFLYVKLVSPGAFVAIASGTALILMQGTYQNWFSAKLVGVAVLTGIHIFSGLVILRIFERNGHYPTARFMVIVPLTLTVVCAILALVLGKPRLQWPQGLQAFFAPGALSEMVGPFIAGWI
- a CDS encoding DUF2231 domain-containing protein, yielding MSQSSEEEQEAQREETPPEARSDHPNPYIRSIADKDIGSAIAVAGHPIHAMMVHFPIAFIIATLGIDIFYWWGADPFWVQVGTWSASAAFAFGVLAALAGTAELLAVPGIRVRVASWNHAVAAMVLVAIAGANAGLRIFYPEQILPNGLMLSVLASMATAFASWHGGKLVFDHGVGLIISTRQ
- the coxB gene encoding cytochrome c oxidase subunit II, whose amino-acid sequence is MFKRLLLGATPALLGGCSGDLSALDPAGPRAANLATLWWVMLIGAAVLFGLVMALFALAYRRPAWITRVTPAQWIVGGGLVLPIPILIVLTGTALVLGEQLLPKGEAPVRVEGRAQQWSWHFTHPESALAPSEILHIPAGEPVDIAVTSLDVIHSLWVPRLGGKIDAIPGKVNIIRLQADEPGVYWGQCAEYCGEGHDGMRFRVEAHEPEAFAALLEGRAP
- the ctaD gene encoding cytochrome c oxidase subunit I, which encodes MNHHQQQNHRHQLSPIALHKALERIWGTPPGWGRLSSVNHTVLGKRFMVVALTFFGVGGLLSMLIRAQLATPNSAFVGPEIYNQIFTMHGTVMMFLFAIPMFEGFALYMLPKMLGARDMAFPRLTAYGFWCYLFGGSILIIAMLLGVAPDSGWFMYTPLSSRPYTPGINADVWLLGITFVEISAVTAAIEMFVSILKMRAAGMSLARMPLFGWYMLVTSGMMIIGFPPLILGSILLELERAFDLPFFDPTRGGDPLLWQHLFWLFGHPEVYIIFLPAAGALSTIIPVFAQRPILGYRAIIAGIVAMAFLSFGLWVHHMYTVGIPHLALAFFSAASALVAVPTAIQIFAWIGTLASGKPRWDVPMLYVGGFFFVFVIGGLTGVMLAMVPFNTQAHDSYFVVAHLHYVLVGGFVFPMLAALYHWLPHLTGRKSLYGLSVPAFWLILIGFNLTFFLMHLTGLMGMPRRISTYPSNWGWDWLNLLSSIGGFILTSGFMLVLADLVLQFRFGKRFRRDPWSAQTLEWATPTPPPSYNFASLPQIDQRADLLEPAVIGPKLAGGHGYLGFVRNDHMETLGVDIVTGAAEHVMVLPHRSFLPLWTALATGSFFLALLFGQYWLAPISALLVVGLFLVWPMSLGKKRDHGPVEIGMNEAAPFDSEVAANVTVLANATGLVTNGTLFASLLFGGLFLLVVAQNWEAVPPLALSPLLLGLAGASALLAAGLAFAAQRRNQAGRSPVPLQGGAVALQLLAAAALLALMVGVGDATLHARSAVVFATLGYCALHCGIAALIAGHAIWRHVQGFVSARRQTDPNLALLWNLYAGLAVVPGVGLALLLAGAA
- the gdhA gene encoding NADP-specific glutamate dehydrogenase: MIVEKLQPVLDQVLLRNAGEPEFHQAVREVLESLGPVIAKHPDYLEHALIERICEPERQIIFRVPWVDDKGQVQINRGFRVQFNSALGPYKGGLRFHPSVNVGIIKFLGFEQTFKNALTGMPIGGGKGGSDFNPRGRSDGEIMRFCQSFMTELYRHLGEYTDVPAGDIGVGGREIGYMFGQYKRLTNRYEAGVLTGKALFYGGSRARTEATGYGNTYFIQSMLATKGESFDGKRVVISGSGNVAIYSVEKVQSFGGKVVAMSDSSGYVVDEQGIDLELLKQVKEVRRSRISDYLQLKGSQSGAYFVGAEKGSIWDVPCDVAMPSATQNELTGKDARALVSNGVIAVGEGANMPTTPEAIGIFRQANVMFAPGKAANAGGVATSALEMQQNASRDSWSFEQTESRLAEIMRAIHDNCASTAEEFGSPGDYVLGANIAGFVRVAEAMRALGVV
- a CDS encoding LysE family translocator, encoding MDLWTLLTFTLAYGIAVLVPGPGVAAVVARALGGGFGGAFPMVLGILAGDMVYFIFAVFGLAAIATYLGPVFTLVRWAGAAYLLYIAYKFWTAAPGAEQMKPRSEASFKTFLAGFSLTMGNPKTIVFYLAILPTVIPLDQMNPLAFAELTAIVIVVLMIVGCGYALLAAAARDLFKSEPALRRLNKTAGVMMASAAGLVLWQH